In the genome of Streptomyces sp. SAI-127, the window GCGGGGCATGACGAAGGGGGCGCTCACCGAAGCTCGCCGAAGCTCGCTGGAGCGCCCCCTTGACCCGTCGTGCCTACTTGTTCAGGAAGGCCCAGAACTCGTCGAACGACAGGAGCTTGTCGCCGTTCAGGTCGCGGCTCTTGATGATCGCCTCGGCGACCGACTCGGTCACGTTCCAGTCGCCGCCCTGGGCCAGGGCGGACTTGAACTCGGCGGCGGTGATGGTGCCGTCACCGTCCGCATCGATCCGCTCGAACTGCTTGCGTGCTTCCTCGATGTCGATGTGCGCCACCGGTCCGCCCCTTTTCTTGCCTCTGTCGTGTCCTGCCGGCTTGCTGCCGCAGGTCAGATTAGCCGCCCGCCCCGACCTCCGGTGCGGCGCCCACCCGGGGAAAACCGCGGTGCCGTCCTCCGTCCCGTCTGCGAGTGTGGGCCTTGCAGTGGGTGGCGACTCGAGGAGCGGTGTGATGGAGACCTTGCGGGAGATTCTCGACGCGGCGGCCCGCGGCGACTTCCCCCCGCCGGACGGCGGCACCACGGTCGTAGCGCAGGAGTGCCACCGGGACGCGGGCGTGCTGTCCTTCACGGCACACTCGGTCGTCTTCACCGACGAGGACCCCGAGTGGGTCCACGCCACTTTGCGCGGCTTGGACTGCGACGCGCTGGCCGCGACGCTGAACCCGCGGTTCCTGACCGCCTTCCTGGACCGGACCGGGCGCAGGTCGGAGACCATCGACGCGATGCTGGTCGCCGACCCGCTGCCGGGCGGACCGCCGCTCGCGCTGAAGGAGATCGAGGACGCGAACCATCCCCGGGTCGCCTACGCCCGCAGGCGGCGCGACGACATCCGTGCCTGGACGGCGGAGGGCGGGGTGCTGGTGACGGGGCGCGGGGTCGGCGGCCGTCTGGAGGTCTCGGTGGAGGTGGACGAGGACGTACGGCACCGGGGGCTGGGGCGTGCGTTGGTGACGGCGGCCAGGCATCTCGTCACGGAACCGCTGTGGGCTCAGGTCTCACCGGGCAACGCCCGCAGCATGCGGGCGTTCCAGGCGGCCGGTTACCGTCCGGTGGGCGCGGAGGCGGTGCTGCTCGCCACGGCTCCGCGGGTCCTCGGCGGCTCAGCGGAAGATGCCGGTGTGACCGAGTGAGTACCGCCCGGGCTGCGGATACACGGCGAGTCCGTGCGGGCCGCTGCCGACCTTGACGCGGGCCAGCTGCGCGCCGGTGCGGGTGTCGATGGCGTAGACCTCGGAGTTGTAGCGGCCGGACAGCCACAGGACCTTACCGTCGGCCGAGACGCCGCCCATGTCGGGGCTGCCGCCATGGGGGAGATGCCACTTCTTGGTGAGCTTGTTCTGGGTGAAGTCGAAGACGGAGACGGTCCCTTCGCCCCGGTTGGAGACATACATCTCGCGCGAGTCGCGGCCGACGTAGAGACCGTGGGTGCCTTTGCCGGTGGGCAGCAGCGTCGGCTTGCCGAACGTGTCGCCGTCCAGGACCCACATCCCGTCGGCCATCATGTCCGCGACGTAGAACCGCTTCCCGTCCGGCGAGACCTTGACGTCCTGCGGCATGGCTCCGTCGAAGGGGAGCTTCTGCTGTCCGATCACCTTCATGTTCTCGGTGTCGACCTTCAGCAGCTCACCGCTGAACTCGCAGGACACGATGAAGTACCTCCCGTCCGCGGAGAAGTCGGCGTGGTTGACGCCGTAGCAGCTGACCGGCACGGTCTTTACCCGCTCCATGGTGTGCGGGTCGCGGAAGACGAGCTCGCGGTCGAGGGAGGCCATCACGACCGCGTACTTGCCGTTCGGTGTGAAGTAGAGGTTGTACGGGTCGTGCACCTCGACCGGCTTGCCCGCCTTCCCGGTCCTCGGGTCGATCGGCGTGAGGGTGTGCCCGCGGTTGTTGTTGACCCAGAGGGTCTTCAGATCCCAGGAGGGCACGACGTGCTGAGGCTGCCGCCCCACGTGGATCGTCTCGATGATCTCGTACGTCTTCGGGTCGATGACGGAGACCGTGTCGGACTCGGTGTTGGGCACATAGACCCGCGACGGGAAGTCCTTGACCACCGGCGACAGCCTGTTGGGGCGGTCGGCCGCGTACACGTCCTTCGGATCGAGGACGGGCGGCATCCCGGGCAGCCCATGAGCGGGCTTCTGCACCGGTTTGTGCACCGGCTTCTGCACCGGCTTCTGCACCGGTTTCACCGGGGCGGGGACGGCGGCCCCGGTGCCCAGGGCCTCGTCCCGCCCGTCCTTGGACTCGGTGCCGCAGGCGGCGAGAACGACGAATGCGGCGCCCGCGATCAGGGCGCTCTTCACGACGTGGCGCTTCATGCAGGTGGGAGGCATCAGCTGAACAGCTCCGTGGTGGTCACCGCGGCCAGGCCGCGCCGGTCGAGTTCTTCCAGTACGACGGGGAGGGCGGCGACCGTGTCGGCGTACCCGAAGTGCAGGCTCACCACGGACCCTTCGCGGATCTCGGCGAGGACCTTGCGGGCCACGACGGGGGCGCCGGGCGAGGTGAAGTCGAGGGAGTCGACGTCGTAGGAGAGGATGTGGGGGTAGCCGGCCTCCCGGGCCAGCCGCGTGACGAGGGGTGCGGCGACGGGTGCGCGGGAGGGCCGGAACCAGGTCCCGATCGACCCGGTGAGCCGCTTCAGCCGCTCCGCGCACCCGGTGATCTCCTCTCTGGCCTCGGTCTCGGTCATCGCGTTGATGTCGAGGTGGCGGAGGGTGTGATTGCCGAGGTCGTGGCCGCCGTCGAGAATCCGGCGGGCCAGGTCGGGGTGTGCGTCGAGCCAGGTGCCCACGGCGAGGACAGTGATCCGGGCACCGTACTTCTCGGCTTCGGTGAGCAGGGCACGGGCGGTCGCGGGATCACCGTCACCGTGAAAGGTGAGGGCGACACGGGGGCGGTCGCGGGGGCCGTGGGTGAGCTGGGCGGGGAGAGCGGGGGCTCGGCCGGGGGAACGGACTGGACGGGCGACGGCACCACTGCTGCTCGCACATCCCGCGGCCAGCGCCAGCCCGGCGGAGGCGAGCAGCAGTGCCCGACGATCGGTAGCGGTCACCCGTCCCATTTAAGTGGTTATGTCAGAGAATGCCGCTGATCGACCCACCGACTACCTGTCAGCCACCCGCATCTCGAACCAGGTTGTCTTTCCACGAGGCAGCAAGTCCACGCCCCACCGGTCCGAGAGCTTGTCCACGAGGAACAGCCCTCGTCCGCTGACATCCATCTCCTGCACCGGCATCAGACAGGGCAGCCCCCGGGACGGATCCCGCACCTCTATCCGGATCCACCCCCGACGGCGCCGCATCCGAAGCCCGAACACCCGCGC includes:
- a CDS encoding EF-hand domain-containing protein → MAHIDIEEARKQFERIDADGDGTITAAEFKSALAQGGDWNVTESVAEAIIKSRDLNGDKLLSFDEFWAFLNK
- a CDS encoding polysaccharide deacetylase family protein — its product is MGRVTATDRRALLLASAGLALAAGCASSSGAVARPVRSPGRAPALPAQLTHGPRDRPRVALTFHGDGDPATARALLTEAEKYGARITVLAVGTWLDAHPDLARRILDGGHDLGNHTLRHLDINAMTETEAREEITGCAERLKRLTGSIGTWFRPSRAPVAAPLVTRLAREAGYPHILSYDVDSLDFTSPGAPVVARKVLAEIREGSVVSLHFGYADTVAALPVVLEELDRRGLAAVTTTELFS
- a CDS encoding GNAT family N-acetyltransferase; the protein is METLREILDAAARGDFPPPDGGTTVVAQECHRDAGVLSFTAHSVVFTDEDPEWVHATLRGLDCDALAATLNPRFLTAFLDRTGRRSETIDAMLVADPLPGGPPLALKEIEDANHPRVAYARRRRDDIRAWTAEGGVLVTGRGVGGRLEVSVEVDEDVRHRGLGRALVTAARHLVTEPLWAQVSPGNARSMRAFQAAGYRPVGAEAVLLATAPRVLGGSAEDAGVTE